Genomic DNA from Jejubacter calystegiae:
CTCTTCCAGGTCGCGATCCTGAGCGGAGTCGCAGCATTCAGCGTCAAACCAGACCACGTCCACATCGCCAGTGACGGGCCTTTGCCCATACCCATGTAAGTAATCCCATACGGCATCCCGCACAAAACCGGCACCGATCCAACCATCGCAGAGTTGTAAAGCCCGAACCGCGTAAAGGGCCTTCATCCGTAGAGGATCGTTTAACAATAATCGCTGCAGTGTTTTTTGATATTTCATAGAAGAGCGCTCTTTCCTGCCCCCCACTCAGGATGGCCAGCCTGCCAGCACCTGATTGATTATCGCCTCCAGCTTGTCACGCCCCACCCCCGCCTTTGCCTGGATAGCCATTCCATTGAGTACGGTACACATATATGCGGCTAAGGCTGCGCAGTCGGCAGTCTGAGGCAAGTCGCCTTCGGCTTTAGCCTTTTCAAATCTTTCACACAGCTGTGCTTCTCCAGCTTCACGCGCTGCTATCAACGCTTTTTGTACCGGCTTTGCAACGTCAGAACAGGCCAGCGCACCGTTGATTCCCAGGCAGCCAGTATGTTCCGGATAGCGGGTATGCAAATCCGCGGCGGCGCGCAGCATATACGCCGCTACCGCTTTTGCGGTTGGCTGCGTCAGCGCTACCGGAAAGAAATCCAGGTAATGCGAGTGATAATGCTCCAGCGCACGCAGAAACAGCGCTTCCTTATTGCCAAAAGCGGAATAAAGCGCAGGACGCTCCACGCCGGTCGCTCTGGTTAAATCAGAATACGAGGTCCCCTCATACCCTTTGTTCCAGAAAACACCAAGCGCCGCATCCAGCGCCTCTACCACATCAAATTCGCGATTGCGTCCCATCACATGACCCCGTTATTTCATAACGACCGATATTAAATCGCTTGACGGGATAAGTCTAATTTCATAACGTCCATTACGATATTGACACAATGAAAGGTTCCAGGTCCCACAACGGGGTCAATCATGAATGGAAGGAATGTGTTATGCAGAAATCATTAGCAGGTAAAGTGGCACTGGTCACAGGTGGGTCGCGCGGGCTTGGCGCTGTTATCGCCGAGCAATTTGCCGATCAGGGCGCGGATGTGGTGATTACTTATGTCGCATCTGGTGAAAAAGCGGAGGCCGTGGCAGAGAAACTGCGAGCAAAGGGCGTACGGGCGTTGGCTATTCAGAGCGATCAGGCTGATACCTCTACCGCTCAACCTCTGATTCAGGAAGTGCTTTCACAGTTCGGTAAGCTGGATATTCTGGTGAATAACGCGGCCATCGCGGTCCAGGGCAAAACGGTGGACGACCCTCAGCTTGATACCCTTAATCTTGATCGCCAGTGGCAAACCAACGTTATGGGACCGGTGGGAATTACCCGCGCCGCTGCGCAGGTTCTGTCTGCGGGAGGCCGGATAATCTTCATTGGCTCCCTGATGGGCGGCCATGTTCCCTTCGCGGG
This window encodes:
- a CDS encoding TetR/AcrR family transcriptional regulator, with the translated sequence MGRNREFDVVEALDAALGVFWNKGYEGTSYSDLTRATGVERPALYSAFGNKEALFLRALEHYHSHYLDFFPVALTQPTAKAVAAYMLRAAADLHTRYPEHTGCLGINGALACSDVAKPVQKALIAAREAGEAQLCERFEKAKAEGDLPQTADCAALAAYMCTVLNGMAIQAKAGVGRDKLEAIINQVLAGWPS
- a CDS encoding SDR family NAD(P)-dependent oxidoreductase yields the protein MQKSLAGKVALVTGGSRGLGAVIAEQFADQGADVVITYVASGEKAEAVAEKLRAKGVRALAIQSDQADTSTAQPLIQEVLSQFGKLDILVNNAAIAVQGKTVDDPQLDTLNLDRQWQTNVMGPVGITRAAAQVLSAGGRIIFIGSLMGGHVPFAGAADYAGTKAAIVGYAKGVARDLGEKNITVNVIQPGVMPTEMSREALGESVPESLMDLHPIRRIATLEEVAAMVTFLAGPQGGYITGSAIDIAGGLSI